One genomic window of Dermacentor andersoni chromosome 8, qqDerAnde1_hic_scaffold, whole genome shotgun sequence includes the following:
- the LOC140219803 gene encoding uncharacterized protein produces MSASRPLKRRKEYLDRDKFFQVPVSSLYKRLKDHAAAASNVASTSRCNGDDSPASAETSASCFAHSDDDDNDGANGSAGTVPCSSASSSTHTRSDDEQGSSEDSSEESDGFEEAQSESGDNRQFSGFSEETLPGSQVTKAGAIAAVMAYAIAHGLTWAALGDLSKLINFLFRASVLPRSEYTFHKLRSNEAEVLRYYYVCETCSAVMAPQGKMAQCQICEHTERLQALKEQGSFFIILDFHKELSFLTEKTKSALESSLVKARLPASKISDITNARCYAKLKKARSLADDDLTLTTNTDGSPVFKSSKTSVWPIQFIVNELPPHLRFKHPVLAGLWFGKSHPNMQLFLEKFVQEVNSTKPVTWTYQNRVHASWPFVLCCSVDAPARAAVLNMVPFNGYFGCPWCLVRGEHVEGE; encoded by the coding sequence ATGTCGGCATCCCGCCCCTTGAAGCGGCGCAAGGAGTACCTGGATCGTGACAAGTTCTTCCAGGTGCCTGTGTCAAGTCTTTACAAGCGACTGAAGGACCACGCCGCAGCAGCGTCAAATGTCGCGAGCACAAGTCGCTGCAACGGCGACGACTCTCCGGCTTCGGCAGAAACCAGCGCATCGTGTTTCGCACacagcgacgacgacgataacgacggTGCCAATGGCAGTGCGGGTACAGTTCCGTGCAGTTCTGCGTCCAGTAGCACGCACACACGAAGTGACGACGAGCAAGGGAGCTCTGAAGATAGTAGTGAGGAGAGCGACGGCTTTGAGGAGGCACAATCTGAGAGCGGAGACAATCGCCAGTTTTCTGGCTTTAGCGAGGAAACCCTGCCAGGCTCACAAGTCACGAAAGCTGGCGCAATTGCAGCAGTTATGGCGTACGCAATTGCCCACGGTCTCACTTGGGCGGCACTAGGTGATCTTTCAAAGCTTATTAACTTTCTCTTTCGTGCCAGTGTATTGCCGCGCAGCGAATACACGTTTCACAAGCTTAGGAGCAATGAAGCAGAAGTGCTACGGTACTATTATGTATGcgaaacatgcagcgcagtaaTGGCGCCACAAGGTAAAATGGCACAGTGCCAAATTTGCGAGCATACTGAAAGACTTCAGGCCCTGAAAGAGCAAGGCTCATTTTTTATCATCCTTGACTTCCACAAAGAGCTCAGCTTTTTGACAGAAAAAACTAAATCTGCGTTAGAGTCGAGTTTGGTAAAAGCACGACTGCCGGCATCGAAAATAAGTGATATAACAAATGCTCGGTGCTATGCTAAACTGAAGAAGGCAAGAAGCCTTGCGGATGATGACTTGACGCTGACCACAAACACCGATGGCAGCCCAGTCTTCAAGTCGTCAAAAACATCTGTGTGGCCTATTCAGTTCATTGTTAATGAACTGCCACCACACTTGCGGTTCAAGCACCCGGTACTTGCAGGACTTTGGTTTGGCAAGTCGCATCCAAACATGCAACTCTTCCTTGAAAAGTTTGTGCAAGAAGTGAACAGCACGAAACCAGTGACATGGACTTACCAGAACAGGGTCCATGCGTCTTGGCCTTTCGTGCTGTGTTGTTCTGTGGATGCGCCTGCAAGGGCAGCTGTGCTAAACATGGTGCCTTTCAACGGCTACTTTGGATGCCCCTGGTGCCTTGTAAGGGGCGAGCATGTGGAAGGTGAGTAG
- the LOC126535401 gene encoding uncharacterized protein yields the protein MCKREFCVLEEMHSLRCFIQFSHFLFSLGSMRYVTDEPVEARTSDLARRDMKMALDYKDVINGVKGPSALMSLKGLDLVNGQSVEYMHCVLQGVIKQLTEAILTSTNSNQRFYVGAPSVAARIESRLLAIKPPHWVTRLPRPLKDRGHWKASEWRQWILFYALPCLDGILHPEYWKHLSRLSEGIHILLQEELGARDIDRAEALLSNFVCRCKTLYGTAFMTFNVHALQHLANCARSLGPLWAHSAFVFEGGNESIVRLVSAANGLPRQITERVIMAQKLNKLIESPLLSIQERELCNEFIGYPPIKKALHVCNLTLLGKGKVTALSANEQDKLHHSCGTSITRAVEYERFIMKKQVFHSTAYQRATKSDTRFIRTNSGCYKCIEKIFFVKQADICALFCRPLIIADATAVPPHIKECFLSPDRNLDLLLPEKVADTCMYINFTNEGKTFICDLPNKIERD from the exons ATGTGCAAAAGGGAGTTCTGCGTGTTGGAAGAGATGCACTCTTTGCGGTGTTTTATACAATTTTCACACTTCTTATTTTCTTTAGGGAGCATGAGATACGTCACAGATGAGCCAGTTGAGGCACGGACTTCGGACCTCGCCAGGAGAGATATGAAGATGGCACTTGATTACAAAGATGTCATCAATGGTGTGAAAGGACCATCAGCATTGATGAGCTTGAAAG GTTTGGATCTCGTGAACGGTCAAAGTGTTGAGTACATGCACTGTGTACTTCAAGGTGTCATTAAACAACTGACTGAGGCGATCTTGACTTCTACGAACAGCAACCAGCGCTTCTATGTTG GTGCGCCTTCAGTTGCTGCGAGGATAGAGTCGCGGCTGCTTGCCATAAAGCCCCCACACTGGGTGACCAGGCTGCCGCGCCCGCTCAAAGATCGTGGCCACTGGAAGGCATCTGAGTGGAGGCAATGGATATTGTTTTATGCACTCCCTTGCCTTGATGGTATTCTGCATCCTGAGTATTGGAAGCACCTGTCTCGGCTTTCGGAAGGCATCCACATCCTTCTTCAGGAAGAATTGGGCGCCCGTGACATTGACAGAGCAG aggCCCTCCTGAGCAATTTCGTTTGCCGCTGCAAGACATTATACGGCACAGCATTCATGACGTTCAATGTCCATGCCCTACAACACTTGGCAAACTGTGCTCGCTCACTTGGACCACTTTGGGCACATTCAGCGTTTGTATTTGAGGGGGGGAATGAAAGCATTGTGCGCCTCGTGTCAGCTGCAAACGGGCTACCACGGCAGATAACTGAACGAGTCATCATGGCACAAAAGCTGAATAAGCTGATAGAAAGTCCCCTGTTATCTATTCAAGAAAGAGAGCTTTGCAATGAGTTCATTGGGTACCCACCCATAAAAAAGGCATTACATGTTTGCAATTTGACTTTGCTGGGAAAGGGAAAAGTTACAGCTCTCAGTGCTAATGAACAGGACAAACTTCATCATTCTTGTGGGACATCCATAACAAGGGCAGTGGAGTATGAGCGTTTCATTATGAAGAAACAAGTATTTCACAGCACTGCCTACCAAAGGGCAACAAAATCTGACACAAGATTCATCAGAACAAACAGTGGCTGCTACAAATGCATCGAAAAGATATTCTTTGTAAAACAGGCAGACATTTGTGCTCTCTTCTGCAGGCCACTAATTATTGCAGATGCAACTGCAGTGCCTCCTCACATTAAGGAATGCTTCTTGTCACCGGACAGAAATTTAGATTTATTGCTTCCAGAGAAGGTGGCTGACACCTGTATGTATATCAATTTCACAAATGAAGGAAAAACATTCATTTGTGACTTGCCAAACAAAATTGAAAGAGATTGA